In one Thioclava sp. ES.031 genomic region, the following are encoded:
- the tnpA gene encoding IS200/IS605 family transposase, translated as MTYQYYRHTNNCIFSIHYHMVLVTKQRREVLTSEMLRAAETAIRERCDVRGGSLEEFSAEADHIHILFSLPPAEAVADFANAVKTTTSRRLRRDFPSLKRLGGALWSPSYFVSSCGGAPLETIKEYIRSQERPD; from the coding sequence ATGACATATCAATACTACAGACATACAAATAATTGCATTTTTAGCATCCACTACCATATGGTTCTGGTGACGAAACAGCGCCGGGAGGTGCTGACATCCGAAATGCTGCGGGCGGCAGAGACTGCGATCCGGGAGCGCTGCGATGTTCGCGGCGGGTCGCTGGAGGAGTTCAGCGCGGAGGCCGATCACATCCATATCCTGTTCTCGTTGCCGCCCGCCGAGGCGGTCGCCGATTTTGCAAATGCGGTGAAGACCACAACGTCGCGGCGGCTCCGGAGGGACTTCCCGAGCCTGAAGCGCCTTGGCGGCGCCCTGTGGTCGCCGAGCTACTTCGTCAGCAGTTGCGGCGGCGCCCCGCTGGAAACGATCAAGGAATACATCCGCTCGCAGGAGCGACCGGACTGA
- a CDS encoding RNA-guided endonuclease TnpB family protein, which yields MAATRSLSFKLYPSPAQAAALWRKHLLLKDLWNAALEERIGAWRHSETRVSRSDQEKALKEIRLGLEGWRGLVHTHEAQVVLKRLDLAFQAFFRRLRAGQAPGFPRFKSAERFRGWGYKEHGKGFRVEMRDGGRHGHATLFGIGRMRMRGVARTPGRVLKADVTRTIHGWMLNVVVETSCAERASAEGQAVGLDWGVSTFATLALEDGAFEELPNPRYLDLEAEGLKAEQRRLSSAARARKISRRALQKHRRDLARRHAKIAARRKDFLHKASARIAGRHRLIATEALAVRNMTASARGTAEAPGRNVAQKAGLNRSILDTAPAGFLNMLRYKAEEAGAEFLEAKTRELKPSQRCPDCGAVRKKALAKRHHDCDCGCRLGRDEAAARVLLNWGLAEGRRRQNAETINPAGTVGDQAAA from the coding sequence ATGGCCGCAACTCGATCCCTCTCCTTCAAGCTCTATCCGTCGCCGGCTCAGGCGGCGGCGCTGTGGCGCAAGCACCTGCTTTTGAAAGACCTGTGGAACGCCGCACTCGAGGAGCGGATCGGCGCCTGGCGACACAGCGAGACCCGGGTCTCGCGCTCCGACCAGGAAAAGGCGCTGAAGGAGATCCGCCTCGGCCTCGAGGGCTGGCGCGGGCTCGTGCACACCCATGAGGCCCAGGTCGTTCTGAAGCGCCTGGATCTTGCTTTCCAGGCCTTCTTTCGCCGCCTGCGCGCGGGGCAGGCGCCGGGCTTCCCTCGCTTCAAGAGCGCCGAGCGCTTCCGTGGTTGGGGCTACAAGGAGCACGGCAAAGGCTTCAGGGTCGAGATGCGCGACGGCGGCCGGCACGGCCACGCCACGTTGTTCGGCATCGGGCGCATGCGAATGCGGGGCGTCGCGCGCACGCCGGGCCGCGTGCTCAAGGCCGATGTGACCCGGACGATCCACGGCTGGATGCTCAACGTGGTCGTCGAGACCAGCTGCGCCGAGCGTGCGTCGGCCGAGGGGCAGGCCGTGGGGCTCGATTGGGGCGTCTCGACCTTTGCCACGCTCGCGCTTGAAGATGGCGCCTTCGAGGAGCTGCCGAATCCGCGCTACCTTGACCTCGAGGCCGAGGGCCTCAAAGCCGAGCAACGCCGGCTCTCGTCCGCGGCCCGGGCGCGAAAGATCTCCCGGCGGGCGCTGCAAAAGCATCGACGCGATCTGGCGCGGCGTCATGCGAAGATCGCCGCGCGCCGGAAGGACTTCCTGCACAAGGCGAGTGCGCGGATCGCCGGTCGGCACCGCCTGATCGCGACCGAGGCGCTGGCTGTGCGCAACATGACCGCTTCAGCCCGGGGCACCGCGGAGGCGCCGGGCCGGAATGTGGCCCAGAAGGCGGGCCTGAACAGATCGATCCTGGACACGGCCCCGGCCGGGTTTTTGAACATGCTCCGATACAAAGCGGAAGAGGCTGGTGCGGAGTTCCTTGAGGCGAAGACGCGAGAGCTGAAGCCGTCACAGCGCTGCCCGGACTGCGGCGCCGTGCGGAAGAAGGCACTCGCAAAGCGCCACCATGATTGCGACTGTGGCTGTCGTCTCGGGCGAGACGAAGCCGCAGCCCGCGTCCTGCTGAACTGGGGGCTCGCGGAGGGCCGCCGTCGCCAGAACGCGGAAACGATCAACCCGGCCGGGACGGTCGGGGATCAGGCTGCCGCCTGA
- a CDS encoding AsmA-like C-terminal region-containing protein produces MAFSLDKGEISDGSVRWIDHASGQRLALTHLDASLALPSFDGPARLDLTGQVNGKALKVNGTLGAFASFLAGDPAPTDLALTLDASSIGFKGTFGTAPLAAKGALTANVKDPAALAAVFGQAAPDLPKGLGRDTITAKGDVTLGADGAMQLRGGNLTLDDNALSVAGDLSFAKGKPRIDAQIDAGALDLSALAGASGATGSGEASSGSGSGTSGWSNAPIDATGLRALDGKIVLDASSIDFGTAKLGPTKAQITIENGRAVADLRQVSAYGGSVTGQVVANARSGFSASADLVAKGVSMQPLLSDLADYTRLDAKADLAVKLLASGNSQAALVRSLSGSGDVAFGKGALEGLDLVGMLRTLDLNYVGEGAKTIFDQITASFTIANGVLSNDYLELKAPLLSAAGKGLVDIGAQSLDYTVTPTALSKADGTGGVKVPLSITGPWAKPKFGLDMKALSGDKVDAAKQDLKAKADAEIAKKLGITPQDGQSTEDAAKQKLKEEAAKGLLKLFK; encoded by the coding sequence ATGGCTTTCAGTCTCGACAAAGGGGAAATCAGCGACGGATCGGTGAGGTGGATCGATCATGCGAGTGGCCAGCGCCTTGCGCTCACCCACCTCGATGCGAGCCTCGCGCTTCCGTCCTTCGACGGTCCGGCGAGGCTGGACCTGACGGGGCAGGTCAATGGTAAGGCGCTGAAGGTCAATGGCACGCTCGGAGCCTTCGCGTCCTTCCTTGCGGGCGATCCGGCCCCCACCGATCTTGCGCTGACCCTCGATGCGTCGTCGATCGGCTTCAAGGGCACCTTCGGGACGGCTCCCTTGGCGGCGAAAGGGGCGCTCACTGCTAACGTCAAGGACCCGGCCGCGCTGGCGGCGGTCTTCGGGCAGGCTGCGCCGGATCTGCCGAAAGGGTTGGGGCGTGATACGATTACCGCGAAGGGCGATGTGACCCTGGGTGCGGATGGCGCGATGCAGCTACGCGGCGGCAATCTCACGCTCGACGACAATGCGCTGAGCGTGGCGGGCGATCTTTCCTTCGCGAAAGGCAAGCCGCGGATCGATGCCCAGATCGATGCGGGCGCGCTTGATCTCTCGGCGCTGGCCGGGGCGTCGGGCGCGACTGGATCGGGCGAGGCCTCCTCCGGTTCTGGCTCTGGCACCAGCGGTTGGTCGAACGCGCCGATCGACGCCACGGGCCTACGGGCGCTGGATGGTAAGATCGTGCTCGATGCGAGTTCCATCGATTTCGGCACTGCCAAGCTGGGCCCGACCAAAGCGCAGATCACGATCGAGAACGGCCGCGCGGTGGCGGATCTGCGTCAGGTCTCGGCCTATGGCGGCAGCGTCACCGGGCAGGTGGTGGCGAATGCACGCAGCGGGTTCTCGGCCTCCGCCGATCTGGTGGCAAAGGGCGTCTCGATGCAGCCGCTTCTGAGCGATCTGGCCGATTACACGCGGCTCGATGCGAAGGCGGATTTGGCGGTGAAGCTTCTGGCCTCGGGCAACAGCCAGGCCGCGCTGGTGCGCTCGCTTTCGGGCTCGGGCGATGTCGCCTTCGGCAAGGGGGCGCTGGAGGGGCTCGATCTGGTGGGGATGCTGCGCACGCTCGATCTGAACTATGTGGGGGAGGGAGCGAAGACGATCTTCGATCAGATCACCGCGAGCTTCACCATCGCCAACGGGGTGCTGTCGAATGACTACCTCGAATTGAAAGCGCCGCTTCTGAGTGCTGCAGGCAAGGGGCTTGTCGATATCGGGGCGCAGAGCCTCGATTACACCGTCACGCCGACCGCGCTCAGCAAGGCCGATGGCACGGGCGGGGTGAAGGTGCCGCTCTCGATCACGGGTCCCTGGGCGAAGCCGAAATTCGGCCTCGATATGAAGGCGCTCTCGGGCGACAAGGTCGATGCGGCGAAGCAGGACCTGAAGGCGAAAGCGGATGCAGAGATCGCCAAGAAGCTCGGGATTACGCCCCAAGACGGCCAGAGCACCGAGGATGCGGCGAAGCAGAAGCTCAAGGAGGAGGCTGCGAAAGGTCTGCTGAAGCTCTTCAAATAG
- a CDS encoding dipeptidase, producing MSALIPVFDGHNDFLLRLLRDPEARETTWLSDTGTGQLDLPRMRAGGFVGGFFAVYIPSPVAHDDPDFDAIMRNPPFSLPLPEAIPFEDALPVAMKMVGHLMWMEREGSLKICRSVADIRAAIVGGKIAAILHFEGAEPIGPDLDALHVWHAMGLRSLGPVWSRPTAFGHGVPFAYPSSPDTGDGLTEAGKRLVAECNRLKIMIDLSHLNEKGFDDVAALSDAPLVATHSNVHALCPSSRNLTDRQLAMIRESDGMVGLNYALGFLREDGKAEPFAGFDPMLRHLDYLIEKLGEDRVGLGSDFDGAAIPPDLGDAAGLPRLIEAMRAHGYGEALIEKLAHGNWLAALERSWGG from the coding sequence ATGAGCGCCCTGATCCCGGTCTTCGACGGTCATAACGATTTCCTCCTTCGCCTACTGCGCGATCCCGAGGCCCGCGAGACGACCTGGCTGAGCGACACCGGCACGGGCCAGCTCGATCTGCCCCGGATGCGCGCGGGCGGTTTCGTGGGTGGGTTTTTCGCGGTCTATATCCCCTCGCCGGTCGCCCATGACGATCCCGATTTCGACGCGATCATGCGCAATCCGCCCTTTTCGCTGCCGCTGCCCGAGGCGATCCCCTTCGAGGACGCGCTGCCGGTCGCGATGAAGATGGTCGGCCACCTGATGTGGATGGAGCGCGAGGGCAGCCTGAAGATCTGCCGCTCGGTCGCTGATATTCGCGCCGCGATCGTGGGAGGCAAGATCGCCGCGATCCTGCATTTCGAGGGCGCCGAGCCGATCGGGCCCGACCTCGATGCGCTGCACGTCTGGCATGCGATGGGGCTGCGCTCGCTCGGGCCGGTCTGGTCGCGCCCGACGGCCTTCGGCCATGGGGTGCCCTTCGCCTACCCGTCCTCGCCCGATACCGGCGACGGGCTGACCGAGGCAGGCAAGCGGCTGGTGGCGGAATGCAACCGGCTGAAGATCATGATCGACCTGAGCCATCTGAACGAGAAGGGCTTCGACGATGTCGCGGCGCTGTCCGATGCGCCGCTGGTCGCCACCCATTCCAACGTGCATGCGCTCTGCCCCTCGTCGCGTAACCTTACCGATCGGCAGCTCGCGATGATCCGCGAAAGCGATGGCATGGTCGGGCTGAACTACGCGCTCGGGTTTCTGCGCGAGGACGGCAAGGCAGAGCCCTTCGCCGGATTCGACCCGATGCTGCGCCATCTCGATTACCTGATCGAGAAACTGGGCGAGGACCGGGTCGGGCTAGGGTCTGATTTCGACGGAGCGGCGATCCCGCCCGATCTGGGCGATGCGGCGGGGCTGCCGCGCCTGATCGAGGCGATGCGTGCGCATGGCTATGGCGAAGCGCTGATCGAGAAGCTCGCGCATGGCAACTGGCTGGCGGCTCTCGAGCGGAGCTGGGGCGGCTGA